A genomic region of Synechococcus sp. NOUM97013 contains the following coding sequences:
- the apcB gene encoding allophycocyanin subunit beta, producing the protein MQDAITNVINKSDVQGLYLDTASMTNLESYFASGELRVRAAATISANASAIIRDAVAKALLYSDITRPGGNMYTTRRYAACIRDLDYYLRYSTYAMLAGDTSILDERVLNGLKETYNSLGVPIGATVQAIQAMKEVTASLVGPDAGKEMGVYFDYICSGLGN; encoded by the coding sequence ATGCAAGACGCGATCACCAACGTCATCAACAAGTCCGACGTCCAAGGTCTGTACCTGGACACGGCGTCCATGACCAACCTCGAGAGCTACTTCGCCAGCGGTGAGCTCCGCGTCAGGGCTGCTGCCACGATCAGCGCGAATGCTTCGGCCATCATTCGCGATGCCGTGGCCAAGGCTCTGCTCTATTCGGACATCACCCGTCCCGGTGGCAACATGTACACCACACGTCGCTATGCAGCTTGCATCCGCGATCTGGACTACTACCTGCGCTACTCCACCTACGCCATGCTGGCTGGTGACACCTCGATTCTCGATGAGCGTGTGTTGAACGGTCTCAAGGAGACCTACAACTCTCTGGGTGTGCCCATCGGTGCAACGGTTCAAGCCATCCAAGCCATGAAGGAAGTGACCGCTTCCTTAGTTGGTCCTGACGCCGGCAAGGAAATGGGTGTGTATTTCGACTACATCTGCTCCGGCCTCGGCAACTGA
- a CDS encoding phycobilisome linker polypeptide, which produces MRLFKVTACIPSPEKVRTQRELQNTFFTKWVPYDSWFAEQQRIQKQGGRIIKVELCTGNRQVNVGN; this is translated from the coding sequence ATGCGGTTGTTCAAAGTCACCGCCTGTATCCCCAGTCCTGAAAAGGTTCGGACGCAGCGCGAATTGCAAAACACCTTCTTTACGAAGTGGGTGCCCTACGACAGCTGGTTTGCTGAGCAACAGCGCATCCAGAAACAGGGAGGTCGAATCATCAAAGTTGAGCTCTGCACGGGAAACCGTCAGGTCAACGTGGGCAACTGA
- a CDS encoding trans-aconitate 2-methyltransferase, translating into MKCSKPKPPSGVRRPVKPTPSDAATPVVSDFYDRFPYPGDPLQDGPPPGYNWRWCHDSVLAAVHGAVPKRSDRSMPVRILDAGCGTGVSTDYLCHLNPGAQVLAVDISAGALDVARERLQRSGGADQVDDLRQEQRSLLDLQGEGPFDYINSVGVLHHLRDPLAGLKALGSLLADGGLLHLFLYANGGRWEIHRTQRVLTRLGAGTGAEGLRLGRDLFQSLPESNRLRLNYEQRWRIDTAADSNFADMYLHPQETSYDLSSLFSLIDIAGLQFAGFSNPAVWNPSRLLQGELLDRALALPERDRWLLVEDLDPDISHFEFFVSRTPIRPHQWDDDAELLKTRGRRQPCLWGWPSANLLGPDLEPISLSAAEIGLLEAIENQPDHALGELGLGDETAAVARELVARKLLLLEP; encoded by the coding sequence ATGAAATGCTCCAAACCCAAACCACCCTCTGGAGTCCGCCGCCCCGTGAAGCCCACGCCTTCGGATGCCGCCACACCCGTGGTGAGCGATTTCTATGACCGGTTTCCCTATCCAGGAGATCCACTTCAGGATGGTCCGCCACCTGGTTACAACTGGCGTTGGTGCCATGACAGCGTGCTGGCCGCAGTCCATGGAGCCGTCCCCAAGCGCTCCGACCGTTCCATGCCGGTGCGGATTCTGGATGCGGGATGCGGAACCGGTGTCAGCACCGATTACCTCTGCCATTTGAACCCCGGCGCCCAGGTTCTTGCTGTCGACATCAGCGCCGGAGCACTCGACGTTGCACGTGAGCGGCTGCAACGGTCTGGAGGCGCCGATCAGGTGGATGACCTGCGTCAGGAACAGCGCAGCCTTCTCGACCTTCAGGGAGAGGGACCCTTCGACTACATCAACTCAGTGGGAGTGCTGCATCACCTGCGTGATCCGTTGGCGGGGCTCAAGGCACTGGGATCGCTCTTGGCTGATGGGGGCCTGTTGCATCTCTTTCTTTACGCCAATGGCGGTCGTTGGGAGATCCACCGCACTCAGAGGGTTCTGACCCGTCTCGGAGCCGGGACGGGAGCCGAGGGCCTGCGCCTGGGTCGAGACCTGTTTCAGTCGCTTCCGGAGAGCAATCGCCTGCGGCTCAATTACGAGCAGCGCTGGCGGATCGACACCGCAGCTGATTCCAACTTCGCAGACATGTACCTCCACCCTCAGGAAACCAGCTACGACCTCAGCAGCCTCTTCTCCCTGATCGACATTGCAGGTCTTCAGTTCGCCGGGTTCTCGAATCCGGCGGTCTGGAATCCTTCTCGGCTCCTCCAGGGGGAGCTTTTGGACAGGGCTCTTGCGCTTCCCGAGCGGGATCGGTGGCTGCTGGTGGAAGATCTCGATCCTGACATCAGCCATTTCGAATTTTTCGTGTCGCGCACGCCCATTCGTCCTCATCAATGGGATGACGATGCCGAGCTGCTCAAGACCCGTGGTCGTCGACAACCCTGTCTCTGGGGGTGGCCGTCCGCCAATCTGCTCGGGCCTGATCTCGAGCCGATCAGCTTGAGCGCTGCGGAGATTGGCTTGCTGGAAGCCATCGAGAATCAGCCCGATCATGCACTGGGTGAGCTGGGTCTGGGCGATGAGACTGCTGCCGTGGCAAGAGAGCTTGTGGCCCGGAAACTGCTGCTTCTCGAGCCCTGA
- a CDS encoding allophycocyanin, with the protein MSIVSNSIINADAEARYLSPGELDQIKAFVSGGQRRLRVAQVLSESRERIVKTAGGQLFQKRPDVISPGGNAYGEAMTATCLRDMDYYLRLVTYGVVAGDVTPIEEIGVIGARELYRSLGTPLEAMAEAVREMKTVAMGILSGADAEEAGFYFDYVVGALA; encoded by the coding sequence ATGAGCATCGTCTCCAACTCGATCATCAACGCGGACGCCGAAGCCCGCTATCTCAGCCCAGGCGAACTGGACCAGATCAAGGCTTTCGTCAGCGGCGGACAACGTCGTCTGCGTGTCGCTCAGGTTCTCAGCGAGAGCCGCGAACGCATCGTCAAGACCGCTGGTGGTCAACTGTTTCAAAAGCGTCCCGATGTCATTTCTCCCGGTGGTAACGCCTATGGAGAAGCGATGACAGCCACCTGTCTCCGGGACATGGATTACTACCTCCGACTCGTCACCTACGGCGTTGTTGCCGGTGACGTCACCCCTATCGAAGAGATCGGAGTGATCGGCGCCCGTGAGCTTTATCGCTCCCTTGGCACCCCCCTCGAAGCCATGGCTGAAGCTGTGCGCGAGATGAAGACCGTGGCCATGGGCATCCTCAGCGGTGCTGATGCCGAGGAAGCCGGCTTCTACTTCGACTACGTGGTGGGCGCTCTCGCCTGA
- a CDS encoding phycobilisome rod-core linker polypeptide translates to MTVTASSGSPRVSPQLYDTLPLSSVRQAEQQDRFPDGGELDTLITFFRSGNDRLEASRIIASNAEAIVARAANRIFVGGTPLSFLEAPLSTGELARSSDATPLAADQVAFEQSVRTFTGDSGITKRGNFITRLLEGTGGDADVRVVLPTGFNAISVAKYGPAFMRKSVRDLGWFLRYVGYALVAGDPSILAVNTRGLRDILEKNCSLIATNVALQEMRAACAELLRERPEARRLAIDCFNVLLKELAVATPSTRQKPGSPVSQGLQLPAIYALASESAQRFEMRPGLSGAEKAEIVRAAYRQVFERDIAKGYSQTPCRSEASQLVQGKISMREFIRALGKSKEYRTQFYGRFVNSRVVELAYRHFLGRGVSSLEEFRKSFSIVSEQGLNGLVDVLVNSSEYAQTFGEETVPYLRDLGEEAQESAGWGSNRRLFKFSAPFEGAPQYVTLYASYRQPLADQHVYGGGNDPVGNQYGAIFPSGTASVSTRPAPFSYDTRRLLVSNGIAQPGQMDSPQFRGSRPRKVGPRVVRLQQIATGGAAMPRRSGQPSIRNTESSTQAVIQAVYVQVLGNAGYAGERLGSEEARLENGDISLRDFVRSVARSDAFRRRYWEGLYIAKAIEVMHRRLLGRPTFGRWEIDALFDTAARRGFYGVVDALLDSKDYKDCFGEDTVPYERFITPGDLNTRRAPSLRRPFEAAAVADLTMGSRPDASRSTAFRGSGELTQRNLAPSTSNNGGITNWMNGISEVAPTGPWNPRMRSIPDRSGRGTGSGTAESWSRSLSSPSTFSGRARMVQPDQPQARLQAALPVGDAAGYRRRAGLPMKAKLVRSASDSERREVLDAVYRQLLNRVPLQAERLQTPESMLRDGQIDLEGFIESVALSEAFQERLSRMAPLRAATAATMALLGRASTPAETSRFLQIRAESGQPDAVRDVLTLRASTGVDPSDVPDLDNLSTRLGVAQSTLARTASLYRGNAGLTPPPGDAL, encoded by the coding sequence ATGACCGTGACCGCCAGCAGCGGCAGCCCAAGGGTTTCCCCCCAGCTGTACGACACCCTGCCGCTCTCCAGCGTTCGCCAGGCAGAACAGCAAGACCGCTTCCCCGATGGAGGCGAGCTCGACACTCTGATCACCTTCTTCCGCAGCGGCAACGACCGACTAGAAGCGTCGCGGATCATTGCGTCGAACGCCGAGGCGATCGTGGCCCGTGCTGCCAACCGCATCTTTGTCGGTGGCACACCGCTGTCGTTCCTCGAAGCCCCCCTCAGCACTGGCGAACTCGCCCGGTCATCTGACGCCACACCTTTGGCAGCTGACCAGGTGGCGTTCGAACAATCCGTGCGCACCTTTACCGGTGACAGCGGCATCACCAAACGGGGCAACTTCATCACGCGTCTGTTGGAAGGAACCGGTGGAGACGCTGATGTCCGCGTGGTTCTTCCCACGGGATTCAACGCCATCAGCGTGGCCAAATACGGTCCCGCCTTCATGCGCAAGTCCGTTCGCGACCTCGGATGGTTCCTGCGCTACGTGGGCTACGCGCTCGTCGCTGGTGACCCCAGCATCCTTGCGGTGAACACCCGCGGACTGCGCGACATCCTTGAGAAAAATTGCTCCCTGATCGCCACCAACGTGGCACTTCAGGAGATGCGTGCCGCCTGTGCGGAGCTGCTGCGAGAGCGTCCTGAAGCCCGCCGGCTGGCCATCGATTGCTTCAACGTGTTGTTGAAGGAACTGGCCGTCGCAACACCCTCCACACGCCAGAAACCCGGCAGCCCGGTGAGCCAGGGCTTACAGCTGCCCGCGATCTATGCCTTGGCATCGGAATCAGCTCAACGCTTTGAAATGCGACCGGGTCTGTCCGGCGCGGAAAAGGCAGAGATTGTTCGCGCGGCCTACAGGCAGGTGTTCGAACGCGACATCGCCAAGGGCTACTCACAGACCCCCTGTCGCTCGGAAGCCAGTCAGCTCGTGCAGGGCAAGATTTCCATGCGCGAGTTCATTCGTGCTCTCGGTAAAAGCAAGGAATACAGAACCCAGTTCTACGGACGGTTTGTGAACAGCCGCGTCGTGGAGTTGGCCTATCGCCATTTCCTCGGTCGTGGCGTCAGCTCCCTGGAGGAATTCCGCAAGTCCTTCTCCATCGTGAGTGAGCAGGGGCTGAATGGACTCGTGGATGTCCTGGTCAACAGCAGCGAATACGCACAGACCTTCGGAGAAGAAACGGTTCCCTATCTGCGTGATCTGGGAGAGGAAGCACAGGAAAGCGCTGGCTGGGGCTCCAACCGACGGCTGTTCAAATTCAGCGCACCCTTCGAAGGCGCACCTCAATACGTGACGCTCTACGCGTCTTACCGCCAACCACTGGCTGATCAGCACGTCTACGGGGGGGGCAACGATCCCGTTGGCAACCAGTACGGAGCCATTTTCCCTTCGGGCACAGCGTCCGTCTCCACCCGACCGGCACCGTTCAGCTACGACACGCGCCGACTGCTGGTCAGCAACGGCATTGCACAGCCGGGACAGATGGACAGTCCTCAGTTCCGGGGAAGTCGACCACGCAAGGTGGGTCCCCGTGTGGTGAGGCTGCAGCAAATTGCCACCGGCGGAGCAGCCATGCCTCGCAGGTCCGGACAACCCAGCATCCGCAATACCGAATCGTCCACCCAGGCGGTCATTCAGGCGGTCTACGTCCAGGTTCTCGGCAACGCCGGTTATGCCGGTGAACGTCTCGGATCCGAAGAAGCCCGCCTGGAGAATGGCGACATCAGCCTGAGGGATTTCGTCCGCAGCGTGGCCCGCTCCGACGCCTTCCGGCGCCGTTACTGGGAAGGCCTCTACATCGCGAAGGCCATCGAAGTGATGCACCGTCGCTTGCTCGGACGTCCAACGTTCGGCCGGTGGGAAATTGATGCGTTGTTCGACACCGCGGCTCGCCGCGGCTTCTACGGCGTTGTCGACGCTTTGCTCGACAGCAAGGATTACAAGGATTGCTTCGGTGAAGACACCGTTCCTTATGAGCGGTTCATCACTCCTGGCGATCTGAACACCCGTCGTGCACCGTCCCTGCGCAGACCGTTCGAAGCGGCAGCTGTGGCGGATCTGACGATGGGAAGCCGGCCTGATGCCAGCCGAAGCACTGCATTTCGGGGCAGCGGCGAGCTGACCCAACGCAATCTTGCACCCAGCACCAGCAACAACGGTGGCATCACCAACTGGATGAACGGCATCAGCGAAGTGGCTCCAACCGGCCCCTGGAATCCCCGAATGCGCAGCATTCCGGATCGCTCGGGTCGCGGAACGGGCTCAGGCACCGCTGAATCCTGGAGCCGTTCACTGAGTTCGCCGAGCACCTTCTCCGGCCGAGCTCGGATGGTTCAACCGGACCAACCTCAGGCGCGTCTTCAAGCCGCACTGCCCGTGGGCGATGCCGCCGGCTATCGGAGGCGGGCTGGCCTTCCGATGAAGGCAAAACTCGTACGCTCAGCCTCGGATTCCGAACGCCGTGAGGTGCTGGATGCCGTTTACAGGCAACTGCTGAATCGTGTGCCTCTGCAGGCGGAACGTCTCCAGACACCTGAATCAATGCTGCGCGATGGCCAGATCGATCTCGAGGGTTTCATTGAGTCAGTCGCTCTCAGTGAAGCGTTCCAGGAACGTCTCTCTCGTATGGCCCCGCTTCGTGCTGCAACGGCCGCAACCATGGCCCTTTTGGGACGGGCCTCAACCCCGGCAGAAACCAGTCGCTTTCTGCAGATTCGTGCCGAATCCGGTCAACCCGATGCGGTGAGAGATGTGTTGACGCTGAGGGCATCAACCGGCGTGGATCCCTCTGATGTCCCCGATCTGGACAATCTGAGCACGCGGCTTGGGGTTGCTCAGTCAACACTTGCTCGTACCGCCAGCCTCTATCGGGGCAATGCAGGCCTGACACCTCCTCCGGGGGACGCCCTCTGA